One window of Diabrotica undecimpunctata isolate CICGRU chromosome 8, icDiaUnde3, whole genome shotgun sequence genomic DNA carries:
- the LOC140447352 gene encoding uncharacterized protein encodes MFVNLVKTLLIIAIISQKISHTTQFKCIRHGETLSCKNISVEDIYREYFNEEVKKHQQTLSAIEVSSSNIPTIQSFRRPPQVASIYDVSIHHSAVKRISNSAFDDFDNLKNLDVSFNLLIDVSFVRSLPKSLTIIKLNNNNISFLDVHFTDFPHISNIDLSFNKIKTLDFGKVITVPDINLSNNRISFIIANENNYLPIQLSHLNLSCNNFSHYDEHRLSIAPDVLDLSGNDLKLVDLTYHKHYLSLAGSKVETFLTKICANTADLSTFNNITQVKLMVSSNLVLRKNQFRTLSNETLDLKQFLDYSTYYYLDLSDSTIQSIAENYFNAMRFSELDLSLNYITILKRNTFLYSGIKKLNLSSSVIQVLQPKCFSEATIEELDLSNNRIANLQGVFDDVYIEHLDLSFNSIKYLKKDTFARCKNIKSINLSHCLIEKIEPGTFFELPNLRVQDLSYNKITILDNGMFGLHVNDLKLHGNQIQTVKSHAISNLDKISVLDLSDINITTIESNAFVNLPNVQELYLTHNNITTVEYTWFSKSTFKQLTKIDLANNPIKYINKLTNINLKEVILTINGALEANSISNVYIKTLTLKDSKINTLKTNCFRGLFSLTELYLPGSSVGTIEAGALNDLFNLELLDAQNLFKNNKILKENTFSDLNSMKLLNLSNIGLEQLEPFCFKGLKALKYLNLSKNQFSSLKNDTFSGLQYLETLDISLNQITTIESNAFRSLGTLKVLNLKNNRLQNLPVNIFNNLVNLERLNLQINEINRLERGLFDGLENLLDLNLAQTQLNIMDVGVFQQLVNLKVLNLSRNSMGSVKPPRNAFEIGIFSNLAKLEILDLSFNSISSLNVKNMFMSLRNLKKLLLDHNGLKYVDFGGLLKNCKKLSYIGLSFNTWKCEYLADITQKLFNSNISYHPKTPIYNQDNIEGIYCTDVCKFVYCEGSEGSELEIQ; translated from the coding sequence ATGTTTGTCAATTTAGTGAAAACGTTATTAATTATTGCAATTATATCCCAAAAAATAAGTCATACCACACAGTTTAAATGTATACGACACGGAGAAACTTTGTCCTGTAAAAACATAAGTGTAGAAGACATCTACAGGGAATATTTCAACGAAGAAGTGAAGAAGCACCAACAGACCTTATCTGCGATAGAAGTATCCAGCTCCAATATACCCACCATCCAATCTTTTCGCAGACCACCACAAGTTGCAAGTATATACGATGTTAGTATCCACCATAGTGCAGTTAAGAGAATCTCCAACTCGGCTTTCGACGATTTTGACAATTTAAAAAATCTAGATGTAAGTTTCAACCTTTTGATTGATGTAAGTTTTGTAAGAAGTCTgccaaaatcattaacaattaTCAAACTCAATAACAACAACATCTCCTTTTTGGATGTTCATTTTACAGACTTTCCACATATATCCAATATCGATTTAAGCTTCAATAAGATCAAAACGCTTGATTTTGGGAAAGTGATAACTGTGCCTGACATTAATCTAAGCAATAACCGCATATCTTTTATCATTGCTAACGAAAATAATTATTTACCAATACAACTCAGCCACTTAAATTTAAGCTGCAATAATTTCTCCCATTACGACGAACACAGATTGTCTATAGCGCCAGACGTGCTCGATCTAAGCGGAAATGACTTAAAGTTAGTAGACCTAACATACCACAAACATTATTTGAGCTTGGCCGGATCTAAAGTAGAAACTTTCCTAACAAAAATTTGTGCCAATACGGCAGATCTTagtacttttaataatattacaCAAGTTAAATTAATGGTTTCTAGCAATCTAGTGCTCAGAAAAAACCAATTTCGCACTCTATCAAATGAAACTTTAGACTTAAAACAATTTTTGGATTATAGTACCTATTATTATTTAGATTTGTCAGACTCCACGATACAATCAATAGCTGAGAACTATTTTAATGCCATGAGATTTTCTGAGCTTGATTTAAGTCTCAATTATATAACGATTTTAAAAAGAAACACCTTTTTGTACTCGGGCATAAAAAAACTTAACTTGTCTTCGTCTGTAATACAAGTTTTGCAACCAAAATGTTTTAGTGAAGCTACCATAGAAGAGTTAGACTTAAGTAACAACAGGATAGCCAACCTTCAAGGAGTTTTTGACGATGTGTATATCGAGCATTTGGATTTGTCGTTTAATTCtattaaatacttaaaaaaagacACTTTTGCTCGGTGTAAAAACATTAAAAGTATAAATTTGTCGCACTGTCTCATAGAAAAAATAGAGCCAGGAACTTTTTTCGAGTTACCAAATTTAAGAGTTCAAGATTTgagttataataaaataacaattttagaCAACGGCATGTTCGGATTACACGTAAACGATTTGAAATTGCACGGCAATCAAATACAAACAGTCAAAAGTCACGCAATTAGTAATCTCGATAAAATTTCTGTTTTAGATTTGTCTGATATTAACATTACAACGATCGAATCAAATGCGTTTGTTAATTTACCCAATGTTCAGGAACTATACTTGACTCATAACAATATAACAACAGTGGAGTACACTTGGTTTTCCAAATCCACCTTCAAACAATTAACAAAGATAGACCTAGCAAACAatcctataaaatatataaacaaactgaCCAACATTAATCTCAAAGAAGTAATATTAACCATCAACGGTGCTTTGGAAGCCAACAGTATTTCGAACGTTTACATAAAAACACTAACACTAAAAGATTCTAAGATTAACACATTAAAAACTAACTGTTTTAGAGGTTTATTTAGCTTAACTGAGCTATATTTGCCTGGTTCGTCCGTTGGAACCATTGAGGCTGGTGCTCTAAACGACCTTTTCAATTTAGAACTTCTAGACGcacaaaatttgttcaaaaacaataaaattttgaaagaaAATACTTTCAGTGATCTAAACTCTATGAAACTCTTGAACTTGTCCAACATAGGTCTTGAACAACTGGAACCGTTTTGTTTTAAAGGACTGAAAGCTCTGAAGTATCTAAATCTAAGCAAAAACCAGTTTTCTTCGTTAAAAAATGATACTTTTTCAGGACTTCAGTATCTAGAAACTTTAGACATAAGCCTAAATCAAATAACTACCATAGAATCGAATGCTTTTCGAAGTTTAGGCACTCTAAAAGTGCTCAATTTAAAAAACAACCGGTTGCAAAATCTTCCGGTGAACATCTTCAACAATTTAGTCAACCTCGAGAGGCTGAATTTACAAATCAACGAAATAAACAGATTAGAGAGAGGCCTCTTCGATGGCCTCGAAAATCTTTTAGACTTAAATTTGGCACAAACTCAATTAAACATTATGGATGTCGGAGTTTTTCAGCAACTCGTTAATTTAAAAGTATTAAACCTGAGCAGGAACAGTATGGGATCGGTTAAACCGCCCCGCAATGCGTTTGAGATAGGTATATTTTCGAATTTAGCCAAACTGGAAATTTTGGATTTATCTTTTAACTCGATCTCAAGTTTGAACGTTAAAAATATGTTCATGTCTTtgagaaatttaaagaaattgttGTTAGATCATAACGGTTTGAAATATGTAGATTTTGGCGGACTTTTAAAGAATTGTAAGAAACTTTCTTATATAGGTTTATCGTTCAATACGTGGAAATGTGAGTATTTAGCTGATATTACCCAAAAATTGTTTAATTCTAACATAAGTTATCATCCTAAAACACCTATTTATAACCAGGATAATATTGAAGGCATATATTGCACTGATGTTTGTAAATTTGTATATTGTGAAGGTAGTGAAGGGAGTGAACTAGAAATTCAATAA